The Streptomyces puniciscabiei genomic interval GGCGAGTCAGAAACCGTTGATGTAGGCGAAGGACATGCGAAAGGTCCGGCGTAGAGGGTAAGACCCCCGTAGTCGAAACGTCAGCGGCTTGCTTGAGAGACACCCAAGTAGCACGGGGCCCGAGAAATCCCGTGTGAATCTGGCGGGACCACCCGCTAAGCCTAAATATTCCCTGGTGACCGATAGCGGATAGTACCGTGAGGGAATGGTGAAAAGTACCCCGGGAGGGGAGTGAAATAGTACCTGAAACCGTGTGCCTACAAGCCGTGGGAGCGTCGGATGCAGCTTGCTGCATCTCGTGACTGCGTGCCTTTTGAAGAATGAGCCTGCGAGTTTGCGGTGTGTTGCGAGGTTAACCCGGGTGGGGAAGCCGTAGCGAAAGCGAGTCCGAATAGGGCGCTGTAGTAGCACGCTCAAGACCCGAAGCGGAGTGATCTAGCCATGGGCAGGTTGAAGCGGAGGTAAGACTTCGTGGAGGACCGAACCCACCAGGGTTGAAAACCTGGGGGATGACCTGTGGTTAGGGGTGAAAGGCCAATCAAACTCCGTGATAGCTGGTTCTCCCCGAAATGCATTTAGGTGCAGCGTCGTGTGTTTCTTGCCGGAGGTAGAGCACTGGATAGGCGATGGGCCCTACCGGGTTACTGACCTTAGCCAAACTCCGAATGCCGGTAAGTGAGAGCGCGGCAGTGAGACTGTGGGGGATAAGCTCCATGGTCGAGAGGGAAACAGCCCAGAGCATCGACTAAGGCCCCTAAGCGTACGCTAAGTGGGAAAGGATGTGGAGTCGCACAGACAACCAGGAGGTTGGCTTAGAAGCAGCCACCCTTGAAAGAGTGCGTAATAGCTCACTGGTCTAGTGATTCCGCGCCGACAATGTAGCGGGGCTCAAGCGTACCGCCGAAGTCGTGTCATTGCAGCTTTAGCCCCAACGGGTGCTGTGATGGGTAGGGGAGCGTCGTCTGCCGGGTGAAGCGGCACTGGAAGGTAGTCGTGGACGGTTGACGAGTGAGAATGCAGGCATGAGTAGCGATTCACACGTGAGAAACGTGTGCGCCGATTGACTAAGGGTTCCTGGGTCAAGCTGATCTGCCCAGGGTAAGTCGGGACCTAAGGCGAGGCCGACAGGCGTAGTCGATGGATAACCGGTTGATATTCCGGTACCCGCTGTGAAGCGTCAAACATCGAGCATCGTGATGCTAAGGCCGTGAAGCCGCCCCGGAGCCTTCGGGCAAAGGGGAGTGGTGGAGCCGCCGAACCAAGCGGTTAGTAGGTGAGTGATGGGGTGACGCAGGAAGGTAGTCCATCCCGGGCGGTGGTTGTCCCGGGGTAAGGGTGTAGGACGCAGGGTAGGCAAATCCGCCCTGCACATAGTCTGAGACCTGATGCCGAGCCGATTGTGGTGAAGTGGATGATCCTATGCTGTCGAGAAAAGCCTCTAGCGAGTTTCATGGCGGCCCGTACCCTAAACCGACTCAGGTGGTCAGGTAGAGAATACCGAGGCGTTCGGGTGAACTATGGTTAAGGAACTCGGCAAAATGCCCCCGTAACTTCGGGAGAAGGGGGGCCACACCTGGTGATCCAATTTACTTGGTGAGCTGGGGGTGGCCGCAGAGACCAGCGAGAAGCGACTGTTTACTAAAAACACAGGTCCGTGCGAAGCCGTAAGGCGATGTATACGGACTGACGCCTGCCCGGTGCTGGAACGTTAAGGGGACCGGTTAGCTCCATTTCGGTGGGGCGAAGCTGAGAACTTAAGCGCCAGTAAACGGCGGTGGTAACTATAACCATCCTAAGGTAGCGAAATTCCTTGTCGGGTAAGTTCCGACCTGCACGAATGGCGTAACGACTTCTCGACTGTCTCAACCATAGGCCCGGTGAAATTGCACTACGAGTAAAGATGCTCGTTTCGCGCAGCAGGACGGAAAGACCCCGGGACCTTTACTACAGTTTGATATTGGTGTTCGGTTCGGCTTGTGTAGGATAGCTGGGAGACTGTGAAGCATGCACGCCAGTGTGTGTGGAGTCGTCGTTGAAATACCAGTCTGGTCGTGCTGGATGTCTAACCTGGGTCCGTGATCCGGATCAGGGACAGTGTCTGATGGGTAGTTTAACTGGGGCGGTTGCCTCCTAAAGGGTAACGGAGGCGCCCAAAGGTTCCCTCAGCCTGGTTGGCAATCAGGTGTTGAGTGTAAGTGCACAAGGGAGCTTGACTGTGAGACCGACGGGTCGAGCAGGGACGAAAGTCGGGACTAGTGATCCGGCGGTGGCTTGTGGAAGCGCCGTCGCTCAACGGATAAAAGGTACCCCGGGGATAACAGGCTGATCTTCCCCAAGAGTCCATATCGACGGGATGGTTTGGCACCTCGATGTCGGCTCGTCGCATCCTGGGGCTGGAGTCGGTCCCAAGGGTTGGGCTGTTCGCCCATTAAAGCGGTACGCGAGCTGGGTTTAGAACGTCGTGAGACAGTTCGGTCCCTATCCGCTGTGCGCGTAGGAGTCTTGAGAAGGGCTGTCCCTAGTACGAGAGGACCGGGACGGACGAACCTCTGGTGTGCCAGTTGTTCTGCCAAGGGCATGGCTGGTTGGCTACGTTCGGGAGGGATAACCGCTGAAAGCATCTAAGCGGGAAGCCTGCTTCGAGATGAGGACTCCCACCCACTTGATGGGGTAAGGCTCCCAGTAGACGACTGGGTTGATAGGCCGGATCTGGAAGCCAGGTAACTGGTGGAGGTGACCGGTACTAATAGGCCGAGGGCTTGTCCTCAGTTGCTCGCGTCCACTGTGTTGGTTCTGAAACCACGAACAGCCCCATGCCTTGCATGGTTCGGTTGTCAGTTTCATAGTGTTTCGGTGGTCATAGCGTGAGGGAAACGCCCGGTTACATTCCGAACCCGGAAGCTAAGCCTCACAGCGCCGATGGTACTGCAGGGGGGACCCTGTGGGAGAGTAGGACGCCGCCGAACAATTCTTGGGAAAGGCCCACGCCATTTGGCGTGGGCCTTTCTGCGTTTCCGAGCAGTCTCAGAAGATCACTTCCGCCGTTTTCACGGTCCCGCCCCGTCGACCGGGGGCCTCGTGGGACTGCCAGTAGAGGTTGGTGTGGGCGATCACCTGTTCCGGGGTCGGAGCGCCGTACGGGGTGAGGTCCTCAGTGGTGTGGGCGTCGGCGACCAGTGTCGCGTCGTAGCCGCGGACGATCGCGCCGTGCAGGGTGGAGCGGATGCAGACGTCCGTCTGGGCGCCGGTGACGATGAGCCGGCCCACCTTGTGGCGTGCGAGCACGGTCTCCAACTCGGTGTCCTCGAAGGCGTCCGGGTAGTTCTTCGGGATCAGGGGCTCCGTGTCCTGCCGGGTCAGCTCGGGGACGTACTCCCAGTTCTCGGTGCCCTCCTTCAGTTGGTCG includes:
- a CDS encoding cysteine hydrolase family protein, with the protein product MTTLPERPNTALLVIDVQNGVVAGSPHRDDVVANINTLVDKARAADVPVIWIQHSDDQLKEGTENWEYVPELTRQDTEPLIPKNYPDAFEDTELETVLARHKVGRLIVTGAQTDVCIRSTLHGAIVRGYDATLVADAHTTEDLTPYGAPTPEQVIAHTNLYWQSHEAPGRRGGTVKTAEVIF